The Williamsia sp. DF01-3 genome has a window encoding:
- a CDS encoding NUDIX domain-containing protein — protein sequence MSTPSAQGTPGIDLPDHRGRTGLDQAGRDLTSNKRVVVRDVELSSQGWHVLRRTTFDYQRHDGEWVTQQRETYDRGNGATILLYDNARGVVLLTRQFRFPVYVNGHPDGMLIETAAGLLDDDDPATAIRREAHEELGVRVGPLHHVFDVFMSPGSVTERIHFYAAPYTTSDVDGPGGGVAGEGEDIERLEIPFTDALAMTADGRIADAKTIMLLQWAALNGVMTSKTTDQ from the coding sequence ATGTCCACGCCGTCCGCCCAAGGAACTCCCGGTATCGATCTGCCCGACCACCGGGGAAGAACGGGGCTCGACCAAGCAGGTCGCGACCTCACCAGCAACAAGCGTGTTGTGGTCCGCGACGTTGAGCTGTCTTCGCAGGGTTGGCATGTGCTGCGACGCACGACTTTTGATTACCAGCGCCACGACGGCGAGTGGGTCACCCAACAACGGGAAACCTACGACCGGGGCAACGGCGCAACCATCTTGCTCTACGACAACGCACGGGGTGTGGTGCTGTTGACGAGGCAGTTCAGATTTCCGGTGTATGTCAACGGCCACCCGGACGGCATGCTGATCGAGACGGCGGCCGGACTGCTGGACGACGACGACCCGGCCACCGCCATCCGACGCGAAGCCCACGAGGAGCTCGGGGTGAGGGTCGGCCCACTTCACCACGTGTTTGATGTGTTCATGAGCCCAGGGTCGGTCACCGAGCGCATTCATTTCTACGCCGCGCCCTACACCACGTCCGACGTGGACGGCCCCGGTGGAGGTGTCGCTGGCGAGGGCGAAGACATCGAACGGCTTGAGATCCCATTCACCGATGCGCTGGCCATGACCGCCGACGGCCGGATCGCAGACGCCAAGACGATCATGTTGCTTCAGTGGGCAGCACTCAACGGCGTGATGACGTCCAAGACAACCGATCAGTAG
- a CDS encoding diguanylate cyclase, producing MNRFALVSGSAGQMLREQKVRVLRIYLAATTFLYFVGVFLNRISPRSDELANPTGGMIAVVLGVGALIYVAFAHARLAPALVAAMIATPVVIAFHNSIIYDFPCLIAVMFLAMYIRAFYPPKRAWMMVIFLTAATCVALAIGPAHKLGITYVVFAVAIVGAAESFGLVTRSLVTIACTDPLTGVLNRAGWEIATTEQLARARSAHATITVAVFDIDDFKNVNDSLGHQVGDQRLIEYAQRWSSVVPRGAVLARLGGDEFALLIAGTGQTSASDVIDELRSVVPEASVGVATEDAGATTISDLLDQADAALYDAKRGR from the coding sequence GTGAACCGTTTCGCTCTCGTGTCCGGATCAGCCGGTCAGATGTTGCGCGAACAGAAGGTCCGCGTACTCCGCATCTACCTGGCCGCCACTACGTTCTTGTACTTCGTCGGGGTGTTCCTCAACCGGATCTCACCGAGGAGTGACGAGCTCGCGAACCCCACCGGCGGCATGATCGCTGTTGTCTTGGGAGTAGGCGCACTGATTTACGTGGCGTTCGCTCACGCAAGGCTGGCTCCCGCGCTTGTCGCGGCGATGATCGCGACGCCGGTGGTCATCGCATTCCACAACTCGATCATCTACGACTTCCCCTGCCTGATCGCGGTGATGTTCCTGGCCATGTACATTCGGGCGTTCTATCCGCCCAAGCGTGCGTGGATGATGGTCATCTTCCTCACCGCCGCGACGTGCGTGGCCCTGGCGATCGGGCCGGCGCACAAGCTCGGGATCACCTACGTCGTCTTCGCAGTCGCGATCGTCGGAGCGGCAGAGTCTTTCGGGCTGGTGACACGGTCACTCGTCACCATCGCGTGCACCGATCCATTGACGGGCGTGCTGAACAGGGCCGGTTGGGAGATCGCGACCACCGAACAACTCGCGCGCGCACGGTCAGCTCACGCCACCATCACGGTCGCGGTCTTCGACATCGACGATTTCAAGAACGTGAACGACTCTCTGGGACACCAGGTGGGCGATCAACGACTGATCGAGTACGCCCAGCGGTGGAGTTCGGTGGTCCCGAGAGGCGCTGTTCTCGCCCGCCTCGGCGGCGACGAGTTCGCTCTTCTCATCGCCGGTACCGGACAGACATCTGCATCGGACGTCATCGATGAGCTCCGGTCTGTGGTTCCCGAGGCGAGTGTCGGTGTTGCCACCGAGGATGCCGGTGCCACAACCATTTCCGACCTCCTCGACCAGGCAGACGCTGCGCTGTACGACGCGAAACGAGGACGTTGA
- a CDS encoding ABC transporter ATP-binding protein — protein sequence MTTTHSLTIENLTLGYGNKNVIEKLDLAIPPGQVTAIVGANACGKSTLLRSMSRLLAPRTGRVVLDGKEVHRTPAKQLARTLGLLPQSPIAPEGITVADLVGRGRHPHQGMFARWSKEDDSAVAEALDATETAALADRPVDELSGGQRQRVWIAMALAQHTDLLLLDEPTTFLDVSHQIEVLDLLTDLNQQRGTTIVMVLHDLNMAARYSDHLIALADGTLHAAGKPAEVLTEDTVRAVFGLESQVITDPTSGKPLMLPLGRHHTITV from the coding sequence GTGACCACCACACACTCGCTGACCATCGAGAATCTGACACTCGGGTACGGCAACAAGAACGTCATCGAAAAGCTCGACCTGGCAATCCCTCCGGGGCAGGTCACGGCGATCGTCGGGGCAAATGCGTGCGGCAAATCGACTCTGTTGCGGTCGATGTCGCGTTTGCTGGCGCCCCGCACCGGCCGCGTGGTCCTCGATGGCAAAGAGGTACATCGGACTCCCGCCAAGCAGTTGGCCCGCACGCTCGGGCTGTTGCCGCAATCGCCGATCGCGCCCGAAGGCATCACGGTCGCGGACCTGGTGGGACGTGGTCGCCACCCACATCAGGGCATGTTCGCGAGGTGGAGCAAAGAGGACGATTCTGCGGTCGCAGAGGCCCTTGATGCCACCGAAACAGCCGCTCTCGCCGATCGGCCTGTCGACGAACTCTCCGGTGGACAACGCCAAAGGGTGTGGATCGCAATGGCCCTGGCACAGCACACCGATCTGCTGCTGCTCGATGAACCCACGACGTTTCTCGATGTCAGCCACCAGATCGAGGTCCTCGATCTCCTGACCGACCTCAACCAGCAACGGGGCACCACCATCGTCATGGTCTTGCACGACCTGAACATGGCGGCCCGTTACTCCGACCACTTGATCGCGCTCGCCGACGGAACACTTCATGCCGCTGGGAAACCCGCAGAGGTTCTCACCGAGGACACCGTCCGCGCGGTGTTCGGTCTGGAGAGTCAGGTCATCACCGATCCCACATCAGGGAAGCCGTTGATGTTGCCGCTGGGTCGGCATCACACGATCACCGTCTGA
- a CDS encoding acetyltransferase translates to MPELALRRAEERDTVRLVEVWRAAVEATHHFLTPSDVDGYSERLAAEFFPTVELVVAELGGRVVGFSGTTDGRLEMLFVDPTTHGRGVGTALLYRAVQAQGTIDVDVNEQNPDAVAFYERRGFEQIGRSPLDSDGRPFPLLHLRRTVGSDTGSVSDAQQP, encoded by the coding sequence ATGCCTGAACTGGCACTCAGGCGAGCCGAAGAGCGGGATACAGTTCGGCTGGTCGAGGTCTGGCGCGCCGCAGTAGAGGCAACCCACCACTTCCTCACCCCCTCGGATGTCGACGGGTACTCAGAGCGTCTGGCAGCAGAGTTCTTTCCGACGGTCGAACTCGTGGTCGCCGAATTGGGCGGCCGCGTAGTCGGTTTCAGCGGCACCACGGACGGTCGGCTCGAGATGTTGTTCGTCGATCCCACAACACACGGCCGCGGAGTGGGTACAGCGCTGCTGTATCGAGCCGTTCAGGCACAGGGCACCATCGATGTCGATGTGAACGAACAGAACCCGGACGCAGTCGCCTTCTACGAACGACGAGGGTTCGAGCAGATCGGCCGTTCGCCGCTTGATTCGGACGGCCGCCCGTTCCCCCTTCTGCACTTGCGTCGCACCGTTGGTTCAGACACAGGTTCAGTCAGCGACGCACAGCAACCCTGA
- a CDS encoding PIG-L deacetylase family protein: MSNGPSVPGQLPTGVVRVATAPQRVAIVWASRTVDTVIDVLTDSGYLPVRLAVSDTEGFVSSSGAPAVMLIDSAALDDRAVAVVGALRRGRQIRVCVLAGSDAAAAGLLVALRAGFTEVVDPDDHDALVGALAPTAAEGAERVLAVGAHPDDVEIGCGATLLRHSLLGHPVTVLTLSGGAVGGPAQARRAEAAAAAMAMSAQLLMADLPDTRLGEAGEMTTIIEQVIAAVRPTTVYVHSAADSHQDHRAVHEKALIAARRVQQVFCYQSPSSRNGFAPTKFVPVEDTVDAKVAVLKQYRSQSTRHYLDPELVVTTARYWARQLPHTRYAEPFEVIRATEPAPQS; the protein is encoded by the coding sequence TTGTCGAATGGTCCGTCTGTTCCGGGTCAATTACCGACCGGTGTGGTGCGCGTGGCCACTGCGCCGCAGCGGGTGGCGATTGTGTGGGCGTCGCGCACCGTCGACACGGTGATCGATGTCCTGACCGACAGTGGTTATCTCCCGGTCCGGCTCGCGGTGAGTGACACCGAGGGCTTTGTATCTTCCTCTGGGGCACCGGCGGTAATGCTCATCGACAGCGCGGCCCTTGATGACAGGGCGGTTGCTGTGGTCGGCGCATTGAGGCGTGGTCGGCAGATTCGGGTCTGCGTGCTGGCTGGCTCGGATGCGGCTGCGGCGGGGTTGCTGGTGGCGCTGCGTGCGGGGTTCACCGAGGTCGTGGATCCTGACGACCATGACGCACTCGTCGGCGCTTTGGCGCCGACTGCAGCCGAGGGCGCCGAGCGCGTCTTGGCGGTCGGTGCTCACCCTGATGATGTGGAGATCGGTTGCGGGGCAACCCTGTTGCGACACAGCTTGTTGGGTCACCCGGTCACCGTGTTGACGCTCAGTGGCGGCGCGGTGGGTGGGCCTGCCCAGGCCCGGCGGGCCGAGGCCGCCGCTGCGGCCATGGCCATGTCGGCCCAACTGTTGATGGCAGATTTGCCGGACACAAGATTAGGGGAGGCGGGTGAGATGACCACGATCATCGAGCAGGTCATCGCCGCGGTCCGGCCCACGACGGTCTATGTGCATTCAGCGGCCGACAGCCATCAAGACCACCGGGCGGTACACGAGAAGGCGTTGATCGCCGCGCGACGGGTGCAGCAGGTGTTTTGCTATCAATCGCCGTCCTCGCGGAACGGGTTCGCGCCCACCAAGTTCGTTCCCGTCGAAGACACGGTTGATGCGAAAGTTGCTGTGTTGAAGCAGTATCGGTCGCAATCGACCCGGCACTACCTCGATCCCGAGCTCGTCGTGACCACTGCTCGCTACTGGGCGCGTCAATTACCCCATACCCGATACGCCGAACCGTTCGAGGTCATTCGCGCCACCGAACCAGCACCACAGTCGTAG
- a CDS encoding iron chelate uptake ABC transporter family permease subunit: protein MSVLVVTAESIAESRQNRGRRRQAVIAMLAVLIAIGFAVSLMVGHTYYPPGDVLKVILGEQVQGATFTVGRLRLPRAVLAVAAGLCFGFSGIAFQTMLRNPLASPDIIGISAGASAAATFAIVTLSLGATQVSIFAIVSSLAVAVLIYVLSFKSGVVGTRLILIGIGFAAMLLSITDYLLDQAAEWDLQEATRWLTGSLNGTSWTETIPVLVALVVLTPILLSQTRNLAMTQLGDDAASALGVRVNRTRLIVIVSAVGLIAFATAAAGPIAFVAFLSGPIAARLVGPNGSLLIPSALVGSLLVLVADFVGQFAFDTRYPVGVITGVMGAPYLIYLIIRTNRGGGSL from the coding sequence GTGAGTGTGCTTGTCGTGACAGCAGAGTCGATCGCCGAGAGCCGGCAGAACCGTGGTCGTCGGCGTCAAGCCGTGATCGCCATGCTCGCCGTGCTGATCGCAATCGGATTCGCTGTCAGCCTGATGGTGGGGCACACGTACTACCCACCCGGCGACGTCCTGAAAGTCATTCTGGGCGAACAGGTGCAGGGTGCGACATTCACTGTCGGACGATTGCGTCTGCCTCGCGCTGTGCTCGCGGTCGCCGCGGGTCTGTGTTTCGGCTTCTCCGGCATCGCCTTTCAGACCATGTTGCGCAACCCGCTGGCCAGTCCGGACATCATCGGTATCAGCGCCGGTGCAAGCGCCGCGGCCACCTTTGCAATCGTGACCTTGTCACTTGGGGCCACCCAGGTGTCGATTTTTGCGATCGTCTCCAGCCTCGCGGTCGCGGTGCTCATCTATGTCCTGTCGTTCAAGAGCGGCGTGGTGGGCACTCGGCTGATCCTCATCGGAATCGGTTTTGCCGCAATGCTGCTCAGCATCACCGACTATCTCCTGGACCAGGCTGCCGAGTGGGATCTGCAGGAGGCGACGCGTTGGCTGACCGGGAGTTTGAATGGAACGTCGTGGACAGAGACGATTCCGGTCCTCGTCGCCCTGGTAGTGCTCACCCCGATCCTGCTGAGCCAGACTCGCAATCTCGCCATGACTCAGCTCGGCGATGACGCCGCGTCGGCACTCGGGGTGCGGGTCAACCGCACCCGACTCATCGTCATCGTCTCCGCAGTCGGGCTCATCGCGTTCGCCACGGCAGCCGCTGGCCCGATCGCATTTGTCGCCTTCCTCTCCGGTCCGATCGCGGCCAGGCTGGTGGGTCCGAACGGTTCGCTCCTCATCCCGTCCGCGCTCGTCGGTTCGTTGCTAGTACTGGTGGCGGATTTCGTCGGTCAATTCGCGTTTGATACGCGATACCCGGTGGGAGTCATCACCGGTGTGATGGGCGCCCCCTATCTCATCTACCTCATCATCCGCACCAACCGCGGAGGCGGCTCACTGTGA
- a CDS encoding VOC family protein: MSLFITCPVENVERTTAFYTALGWTLNAEMSDHNVSCFAIAPDQYVMLGSREMYASVGGVEELVGGPQTPSKVTVSFDLDSRQAVDDLVERAAAAGGRIGDTDDYPFMYQRQFDDLDGYHYSPFWMKPDAEPTT; this comes from the coding sequence ATGAGCCTCTTCATCACCTGCCCCGTCGAGAACGTCGAACGCACGACCGCCTTCTACACAGCCCTCGGATGGACCCTGAACGCCGAAATGTCCGACCACAACGTGTCGTGTTTCGCGATTGCTCCCGATCAGTACGTAATGCTCGGCAGTCGCGAGATGTACGCGAGCGTCGGCGGCGTCGAGGAGCTGGTCGGCGGACCTCAGACCCCCTCGAAGGTCACGGTTTCGTTCGACCTCGACAGCCGCCAGGCGGTCGACGACCTCGTCGAGCGCGCCGCCGCGGCCGGCGGGCGAATCGGTGACACCGATGACTACCCCTTCATGTACCAGCGCCAGTTCGACGATCTCGACGGCTACCACTATTCGCCGTTCTGGATGAAGCCGGACGCCGAACCGACCACGTGA
- a CDS encoding helix-turn-helix domain-containing protein — translation MSDLAAALDIVGARWALLIVERLLDGPQRYGDLQRDLGVPTNMLATRLRELEAAGVLTRLPLRHNTRAYALTDRGLALREAIDALGRWGKKDS, via the coding sequence GTGAGCGACCTTGCCGCTGCCCTCGACATCGTCGGAGCACGGTGGGCCCTGCTCATCGTTGAGCGACTGCTCGACGGGCCACAGCGGTACGGCGATCTGCAGCGCGACCTCGGCGTTCCGACGAACATGCTCGCGACCCGCCTGCGTGAGCTCGAAGCGGCCGGCGTACTGACCCGCCTGCCCCTCCGACACAACACCCGGGCCTACGCGCTGACCGATCGCGGGCTGGCATTGCGCGAAGCGATCGATGCGCTAGGACGCTGGGGCAAGAAGGACTCGTAA
- a CDS encoding dihydrofolate reductase family protein: MSRTRVHNMNVSLDGYAAGEYVTFDAPIGDAGQLFDWFDGRVIHGIDDVDDPITLDRAVTSLWGQGIGAEIMGRRKFGPQTGDWPDDGWRGWWGDEPPFQTPVFVMTHHSRPSIEFSNGTAFHFVDAPPQEVLRMAREAANGRDIRLGGGPSTVRQFLEADLVDFMHLAIVPITLGRGVSLLDGLLGVEDGFMVETVTSPSGLTHQFWNKARHT; encoded by the coding sequence TTGTCCCGCACCCGAGTCCACAACATGAACGTCTCGCTGGACGGCTATGCCGCGGGCGAGTACGTCACCTTTGACGCCCCGATCGGCGATGCTGGCCAGCTATTCGATTGGTTCGACGGACGCGTCATCCACGGGATCGACGACGTAGACGACCCAATCACCCTGGACCGGGCCGTGACCAGTCTGTGGGGCCAGGGCATCGGCGCGGAAATCATGGGCCGTCGCAAGTTCGGCCCCCAAACCGGCGACTGGCCTGACGACGGGTGGCGGGGTTGGTGGGGCGATGAACCACCCTTTCAGACCCCAGTGTTCGTCATGACCCACCATTCACGCCCGAGCATCGAGTTTTCCAACGGCACCGCCTTCCACTTCGTCGATGCGCCACCCCAAGAAGTGCTTCGCATGGCCCGGGAAGCGGCCAACGGCAGGGACATCCGTCTTGGTGGAGGGCCGTCAACCGTGCGGCAGTTCCTGGAAGCCGACCTTGTTGACTTCATGCACCTGGCGATCGTGCCCATCACGCTTGGGCGGGGCGTATCTCTCTTGGACGGCCTACTTGGTGTCGAAGACGGTTTCATGGTCGAGACCGTCACTTCACCAAGCGGGCTCACCCATCAATTCTGGAACAAAGCTCGCCATACCTGA
- a CDS encoding PQQ-binding-like beta-propeller repeat protein produces the protein MGWRGFQGQWKFLVLALAALLAAATVCAYFVAGNLSRDEPRARTHDLGVLPSRAWTLDVAAIAGNSAGVLLTLPQTLDSYYGYGAVLDAPTMLVGAIGTPTAKDASGSQRVDAVTLVGISRDDGTAQWRRPIGAVTQCADQLDSGIIACWDSKRIVFVDTATGKLLSENEPDFTVGQGQVIAGTAFVSGVQTNGSRHKLELTSGTPTDPSASYHRSFDIAGPLTAVDEIVPSQNTLVLTTQTGENPIYQSTVYHLDSGTPRFTIGSNTLRVVGDGLFLATQPSDLNPLGIQQLISRAGSPILTAPVPAYTHETLPTATIGPPPVLLGDGAYDPSSGLQLWRDPRMLTYGSDWVSTARALAGATVIVASADTQSLIGLDQQSGQQLWRTPWTDAYWIHGGITDGEYYAFTDYTGLHSLRVADGAIVWSLPLPSGADPRSATISDAGGDILLTTGAEISLWRQDN, from the coding sequence ATGGGGTGGCGGGGGTTCCAGGGACAGTGGAAGTTTCTCGTCCTAGCGTTGGCAGCGTTGCTGGCTGCTGCAACGGTGTGCGCCTACTTCGTGGCCGGCAATCTGTCTCGTGACGAGCCACGGGCGCGGACCCACGATCTTGGCGTACTGCCCTCAAGGGCTTGGACTCTCGATGTAGCTGCGATAGCCGGGAACTCAGCTGGCGTTCTGTTGACACTGCCGCAAACACTGGACTCGTACTATGGGTATGGAGCAGTTCTCGACGCTCCGACCATGCTCGTGGGCGCGATCGGTACACCCACTGCCAAAGACGCCAGCGGCAGCCAACGTGTCGACGCCGTCACCTTGGTTGGCATCAGCCGCGATGATGGGACCGCTCAGTGGAGACGCCCCATCGGAGCCGTCACCCAGTGCGCTGATCAACTCGATTCGGGGATCATCGCGTGCTGGGACAGCAAGCGCATCGTTTTCGTTGATACCGCCACCGGGAAACTGCTGTCCGAGAATGAACCTGATTTCACCGTAGGGCAGGGCCAGGTCATCGCCGGCACCGCGTTCGTCTCTGGTGTTCAAACGAACGGATCTAGACACAAGCTCGAACTGACAAGCGGAACGCCCACGGACCCGTCTGCTTCCTATCATCGCTCCTTCGACATCGCTGGGCCTCTGACGGCGGTTGACGAAATAGTGCCGTCTCAAAACACGCTTGTCCTCACGACCCAGACTGGCGAGAACCCGATCTACCAATCGACCGTGTATCACCTCGACAGCGGAACTCCACGCTTCACCATCGGTAGTAACACGCTGCGCGTTGTGGGTGATGGACTCTTCCTGGCGACACAGCCTTCAGATTTGAACCCCCTTGGGATACAACAACTCATCTCCCGCGCGGGGTCCCCCATCCTCACCGCGCCCGTACCGGCATACACACACGAGACTCTGCCCACCGCAACAATTGGCCCGCCACCGGTACTACTCGGCGACGGCGCGTACGACCCCTCTAGCGGCCTACAACTGTGGCGCGATCCACGGATGTTGACCTATGGTTCCGACTGGGTCAGCACCGCTCGGGCATTGGCGGGTGCGACAGTCATCGTAGCGTCCGCCGACACTCAATCGCTGATCGGGCTCGATCAGCAATCCGGACAACAGCTTTGGCGCACACCGTGGACCGACGCCTACTGGATACACGGTGGAATCACCGACGGTGAGTATTACGCGTTCACTGATTACACCGGGCTACATTCGCTTCGGGTCGCCGACGGGGCGATAGTCTGGTCCCTCCCTCTTCCATCGGGTGCAGACCCACGGTCTGCAACTATCTCAGATGCCGGCGGCGACATCCTGCTCACCACCGGCGCAGAAATTTCCCTGTGGCGACAGGACAACTAG
- a CDS encoding aminoglycoside phosphotransferase family protein yields MTAGAPFDPGGEASWVAPARDSSGRDLVLKIAPTLPENRDEGLGLKLLQSAGAARVYRSEWVGPAVTENDGPDAGTVSLLLERIRPGNTLRSLLAEPDHDEVVAELLRSVWETNVDDVSLRPLNELTALWAADFETDVAAIADRIDAEVARDGVTMFRTLASQSDDRAFLFTDLHAENVLAGPSGWRLVDPKPYVGDRCYDVLQHLFNCRRFEDDPLTMIGRMADLTSTDRDRLLAWAFARAVIESSWDPRWIATAHRLHS; encoded by the coding sequence GTGACCGCCGGGGCGCCCTTCGACCCGGGTGGGGAGGCATCGTGGGTGGCTCCTGCTCGCGATAGCTCCGGTCGCGACCTCGTACTCAAGATTGCGCCGACACTGCCGGAGAACCGCGACGAAGGGCTCGGACTGAAGCTGCTGCAGTCTGCCGGCGCCGCTCGCGTCTACCGAAGTGAATGGGTGGGGCCTGCAGTGACTGAAAACGATGGCCCAGATGCAGGAACCGTCTCCCTGCTTCTCGAACGCATACGACCCGGGAACACCCTACGGTCGTTGCTCGCGGAACCTGACCATGACGAAGTGGTCGCCGAACTGCTGCGGTCGGTATGGGAGACCAATGTGGACGATGTTTCCTTACGACCGCTCAATGAGCTCACCGCGTTGTGGGCCGCAGACTTCGAGACCGACGTCGCTGCGATCGCTGATCGAATCGATGCTGAGGTTGCCCGCGATGGCGTCACGATGTTCCGCACGTTGGCGAGCCAGTCAGACGACCGCGCATTCTTGTTCACCGATTTACATGCCGAGAACGTACTGGCCGGGCCGTCCGGGTGGCGCTTGGTCGATCCAAAGCCCTATGTCGGCGACCGCTGCTACGACGTGCTGCAGCACCTGTTCAACTGTCGACGTTTCGAGGACGATCCCCTGACGATGATCGGGCGGATGGCCGACCTCACGTCCACCGATCGCGATCGTCTACTTGCCTGGGCCTTCGCTCGGGCCGTCATCGAATCGTCCTGGGATCCTCGGTGGATAGCGACGGCGCATCGCCTGCATTCTTGA
- a CDS encoding iron ABC transporter permease: MRRPRRVRALWLLIAVAVLVVLAILSVKVGSRFVGWADVMGALDGTDGSIEQAAVEKRIPRTLLAMIVGGALGVSGAVMQGVTRNPIADPGILGVNMGASLAVVIGLSYFGLTSSTSFIWVAIVGAALAAIFVYTVGSLGRGGTTPLKLALAGAATSAALLSLVTALVLGRNDTADVAQSWRVGGVGGGTFDSIERVLPFLAVGFLICLLSARGLNSLALGDDLAAGLGERVALVRGGAALGAVILCGASTAVTGPIAFVGLLVPHACRLIVGVDHRWLLPFSAITGAALLTGADVLGRIIARPAEIDVAILTSLIGAPFFIYIVRRQKVGTL, translated from the coding sequence GTGCGGCGCCCGAGAAGGGTTCGAGCGCTGTGGCTGCTGATCGCGGTCGCAGTGCTCGTGGTTTTGGCCATCCTGTCGGTCAAGGTGGGTTCACGGTTTGTCGGCTGGGCTGATGTGATGGGCGCGCTCGACGGCACTGACGGGAGCATCGAGCAGGCTGCTGTCGAAAAACGCATTCCGCGAACACTGTTGGCGATGATCGTCGGCGGCGCCCTCGGCGTGTCTGGCGCGGTCATGCAGGGCGTGACCAGAAACCCCATCGCAGATCCGGGCATTCTGGGCGTCAACATGGGGGCCTCGCTTGCCGTGGTCATCGGTCTTTCGTACTTCGGTCTCACGTCGTCGACCAGCTTCATCTGGGTGGCCATCGTCGGTGCTGCGCTCGCTGCGATCTTCGTCTACACCGTGGGATCACTCGGGCGCGGCGGGACCACCCCGCTCAAGCTCGCGTTGGCGGGCGCCGCGACATCTGCGGCTCTGCTCTCCCTGGTCACCGCACTTGTGCTGGGCCGCAACGACACTGCCGATGTAGCGCAATCGTGGCGGGTGGGCGGTGTCGGCGGCGGCACGTTCGACAGCATCGAACGTGTGCTGCCGTTCCTCGCCGTCGGTTTCTTGATCTGCTTGTTGTCGGCGCGTGGTCTCAACTCGTTGGCTTTGGGAGACGATCTGGCCGCCGGGCTCGGTGAGCGTGTTGCCCTGGTTCGTGGCGGTGCGGCGTTGGGTGCGGTGATCCTTTGTGGCGCTTCGACTGCCGTGACCGGTCCGATCGCGTTCGTCGGACTGCTGGTGCCCCACGCGTGCCGACTGATCGTCGGTGTTGACCATCGCTGGCTGCTGCCGTTCTCGGCGATCACCGGCGCTGCGCTGTTGACCGGCGCCGATGTGCTCGGCCGAATCATCGCGCGCCCCGCCGAAATCGACGTGGCGATTCTGACGTCCCTGATCGGTGCACCGTTCTTCATCTACATCGTGCGACGCCAGAAGGTGGGCACGTTGTGA
- a CDS encoding iron-siderophore ABC transporter substrate-binding protein → MPRASRLVALTAAALLATGLAACSSSSDENGSGDGDWTPITIQHALGTTTIDEKPERVATVNWANHEVPLALGVVPVGMAAANFGDDDGDGVLPWVEEKLQELKAPTPVLFDETDGVDFEAVANTQPDVILAGYSGLTQEDYNTLSEIAPVVAYPVTAWGTPWRETIELNSKAIGKENEGKELVSQLEKEIADAAAEHPQIAGKNVMFLTHVDTTDLSEVSFYTTHDTRAAFFEDLGMATPPSIATASAGTEKFSLSQSAEQVDALNDVDVIVTYGGADLVNALKADPLLSKMPAVASDAIVTLPSSDPLGTAANPTPLSISWVLDDYLSMLAQASDKVQ, encoded by the coding sequence ATGCCTCGCGCATCACGATTGGTCGCATTGACTGCGGCCGCGCTTCTGGCCACCGGGCTCGCAGCGTGCTCGTCGTCGTCCGACGAGAACGGATCGGGGGACGGCGACTGGACGCCGATCACCATCCAACACGCCCTCGGGACCACGACGATCGACGAAAAGCCCGAACGCGTCGCGACGGTGAACTGGGCCAACCACGAGGTGCCTTTGGCCCTCGGAGTGGTGCCGGTTGGTATGGCGGCGGCCAACTTCGGTGATGACGACGGTGATGGCGTGCTCCCGTGGGTGGAGGAGAAGCTCCAGGAACTCAAGGCGCCCACACCGGTGCTGTTCGACGAGACCGACGGCGTCGACTTCGAAGCTGTCGCCAACACCCAGCCCGACGTCATCCTCGCCGGCTACTCGGGTCTGACGCAGGAGGACTACAACACCCTCAGCGAGATCGCTCCCGTGGTCGCATACCCGGTGACCGCCTGGGGCACACCGTGGCGCGAGACGATCGAGCTGAACAGCAAGGCGATCGGCAAGGAAAACGAGGGCAAAGAACTCGTCTCCCAGCTCGAGAAGGAGATCGCCGACGCAGCTGCCGAGCATCCCCAGATCGCCGGTAAGAACGTCATGTTCCTCACCCACGTCGACACCACCGACCTCAGCGAGGTCAGCTTCTACACAACGCATGACACCCGCGCCGCGTTCTTCGAAGACCTCGGAATGGCGACCCCGCCGAGCATCGCGACCGCATCGGCCGGCACCGAGAAGTTCTCGCTGTCGCAGAGCGCCGAACAGGTGGACGCCCTGAACGACGTGGACGTCATCGTCACCTATGGTGGCGCCGATCTCGTCAACGCCCTCAAGGCAGACCCGCTGCTGTCGAAGATGCCGGCTGTCGCCTCCGACGCGATCGTCACCCTGCCGAGCAGCGACCCTCTGGGCACTGCCGCCAACCCGACGCCACTGTCGATCTCATGGGTCCTCGACGACTACCTGTCGATGCTCGCGCAGGCTTCAGACAAGGTTCAGTGA